The Rhodopirellula islandica genome includes a region encoding these proteins:
- a CDS encoding NAD-dependent epimerase/dehydratase family protein — MKKSILVTGSSGLIGSEVCVHFSELGYQIHGVDNNQRAQFFGPQGDTRWNQRRLESSLSLFRHHELDIRDREGVICLMESISPSAIVHTAAQPSHDRAADIPFDDFDTNAVGTLNLLEAARRACPEAPFVHMSTNKVYGDAPNQIAMEELETRWDYADPEFEKGISESFTIDQSKHSLFGASKVAADVMVQEYGRYFNMPTCCLRGGCLTGPNHAGVELHGFLSYLVKCNLEGKEYTVFGYKGKQVRDNIHSLDVARFIHAFVDSPRRGEVYNIGGGKDNSTSILEAFARVENITGKPQKYAYQDGNRIGDHICYYSDLSKMQAHYPGWGITKSLDQTISEIVEAWHARAKQGSALKPGSDQ, encoded by the coding sequence ATGAAAAAGTCTATTCTAGTTACCGGTTCCTCTGGACTTATTGGTTCTGAGGTTTGTGTCCATTTTTCCGAGCTGGGTTATCAGATTCACGGAGTTGATAATAATCAAAGGGCGCAATTCTTCGGGCCGCAAGGAGACACTCGATGGAATCAACGCCGTTTGGAATCGAGTCTAAGCCTCTTTAGACATCACGAACTTGATATCCGTGATCGAGAGGGTGTGATCTGCTTGATGGAGTCGATCTCTCCCTCAGCGATCGTCCACACTGCCGCTCAGCCGTCTCACGATCGGGCGGCCGATATTCCGTTCGACGATTTCGATACGAATGCCGTTGGTACGCTGAATCTCCTCGAAGCCGCTCGGCGAGCATGCCCCGAAGCTCCGTTCGTTCATATGAGTACAAACAAAGTCTACGGCGATGCACCAAATCAAATTGCGATGGAAGAGTTGGAGACAAGATGGGACTATGCGGATCCCGAATTCGAAAAAGGGATCTCCGAAAGTTTTACGATTGATCAGTCGAAGCATTCGCTCTTCGGTGCGTCAAAGGTGGCTGCTGATGTAATGGTTCAAGAGTACGGCCGATATTTCAATATGCCAACTTGCTGTTTGCGAGGTGGTTGCCTCACGGGGCCCAATCACGCAGGTGTTGAGCTCCATGGTTTTCTGTCTTACCTCGTTAAGTGTAATTTAGAAGGAAAGGAGTACACCGTTTTTGGATACAAGGGAAAACAGGTCCGTGATAATATCCACTCGCTCGATGTCGCACGCTTTATTCACGCATTCGTCGATTCGCCTCGCCGCGGTGAGGTTTACAACATCGGGGGTGGTAAGGATAACAGTACGTCGATTCTAGAGGCTTTCGCACGCGTTGAGAATATTACGGGAAAACCTCAGAAGTACGCATACCAAGACGGGAATCGCATTGGAGATCACATCTGCTACTATTCCGATCTTAGCAAGATGCAAGCTCATTATCCGGGATGGGGAATCACGAAATCGTTGGACCAAACGATATCAGAAATCGTTGAGGCTTGGCATGCTCGAGCGAAACAAGGCTCCGCTCTGAAACCAGGTTCGGATCAATGA
- a CDS encoding glycosyltransferase yields MKYCFLLESLAVKAGGPPRVAAAIANQLVERGHQLTIASVPIDSEAVALSPAVAVEYVSKGAGVRSAFGASRRIRELARQADVIVVSGIWGAIDGLALRLADVESAKLYIRSCGMLEDYILARSPWKKRLARAGYVDRNLGRAASILANTAIEQKYIQEMYPNANVKVVPNGVVLPGVERLDRDSAGCQLGIEIPQGARLLLYLGRIDPKKGLDRLLPQFSRLIQKNPEWHLIVAGAYSDAVYRERIETLARGSDANIHFLGEVSGARKNACFQIADGFVLPSHSEGFPNAVVEALSWQVPAIVTPGCNFPEVAAENAGLQTTLKPEELYQALEDFCLRTDLEQAGKEARRLVENRFTLERVVDQYEELGVR; encoded by the coding sequence ATGAAATATTGTTTTCTGTTGGAAAGTCTCGCTGTGAAAGCGGGGGGGCCTCCTCGTGTGGCAGCCGCGATCGCAAATCAGTTGGTTGAGCGTGGACATCAGCTCACGATTGCTTCGGTGCCAATTGATTCAGAAGCTGTTGCGTTGTCACCCGCCGTTGCGGTTGAGTATGTTTCTAAGGGTGCTGGCGTTCGTTCCGCGTTTGGAGCTAGTCGACGAATCCGGGAGTTGGCAAGGCAGGCTGATGTGATTGTCGTCAGTGGGATTTGGGGGGCGATTGACGGATTGGCATTGAGGCTGGCTGATGTTGAATCGGCGAAGCTTTATATTCGATCCTGCGGAATGCTCGAAGACTATATTTTAGCAAGGTCGCCGTGGAAGAAGCGGCTTGCGAGAGCTGGTTACGTCGATCGAAACCTGGGCCGCGCTGCGTCGATTTTAGCCAATACGGCTATCGAGCAAAAATATATCCAAGAAATGTATCCAAACGCTAATGTGAAAGTTGTGCCGAATGGTGTGGTGTTGCCTGGCGTCGAGCGGCTGGATCGAGATTCGGCCGGTTGCCAGCTAGGGATTGAGATTCCGCAAGGCGCACGATTGCTTTTGTACCTCGGGCGTATTGACCCCAAAAAGGGGCTCGATCGTCTTCTGCCACAGTTCTCTCGGCTCATTCAAAAGAATCCAGAGTGGCATTTGATTGTTGCAGGGGCATATAGCGACGCAGTGTACCGGGAGCGAATTGAAACACTTGCACGTGGAAGTGACGCGAATATTCATTTTTTAGGCGAGGTCAGCGGTGCTCGTAAAAATGCGTGCTTCCAGATTGCCGATGGGTTCGTTCTTCCGAGTCACAGCGAGGGGTTCCCAAACGCAGTTGTAGAAGCCCTGTCTTGGCAGGTGCCAGCAATTGTCACTCCCGGTTGTAACTTCCCCGAAGTGGCCGCGGAAAATGCCGGGCTTCAAACCACTTTGAAACCCGAGGAACTGTACCAGGCACTAGAAGACTTTTGCTTGCGTACTGATCTTGAACAGGCAGGGAAGGAGGCTAGACGCTTGGTGGAGAATCGTTTTACTTTGGAGCGAGTTGTCGATCAATATGAGGAACTTGGCGTCCGTTGA
- a CDS encoding glycosyltransferase family 4 protein, producing MTRQVDLVQLTPRRSFDVAKAFDETGQLNVVCTDFALASEYVAKKILPSRVSAERYVLRLKSGRVKCRRSIGLRYKIRLNSIEDSKKHLLHLWAADELASYYLSVRDRGPRTANVVYCVDTAARKCFENSGDKLKVLEQCVAPRVTQFEALAKYGSKEELQYWGKHYESLARTEQAEWSLADAILSPSQFVTDELVRLGVPKSKVVKLPYWTPFSPLAVLPERDTQEIKVLFVGNDACRKGLRDLFVVANRLREVTNMTFEIVGSVVNEFRRLQLEFPEARVTYAGILSHSHLSEKLRASHVFFLPSYIEGSSVATYEAMSFGLAVVTTSEAGAVVSNGKSGYEFQAGDLDGFERALRRLSVDAEHRAFLSANALAAIKKFQFEDYSQSLRGIVDAL from the coding sequence ATGACACGACAAGTTGATCTGGTTCAGTTGACGCCGCGACGGTCTTTTGATGTGGCAAAAGCATTTGACGAAACGGGGCAATTGAATGTAGTGTGTACAGATTTTGCTCTCGCATCAGAGTATGTTGCAAAGAAAATTCTTCCTTCTCGTGTTTCGGCTGAGAGGTATGTTTTGCGACTGAAGTCTGGCAGGGTGAAATGCAGGCGGAGTATCGGGCTAAGGTATAAAATCAGATTGAATTCTATCGAGGACTCGAAAAAGCACTTGTTACACCTGTGGGCAGCGGATGAATTGGCATCGTATTATCTCAGTGTTAGGGATCGCGGCCCACGTACGGCGAATGTAGTGTATTGCGTTGATACTGCGGCTAGGAAGTGTTTCGAAAATAGTGGCGATAAGCTCAAGGTACTCGAGCAGTGTGTGGCGCCTCGTGTAACGCAGTTTGAAGCGCTAGCCAAATATGGGAGCAAGGAAGAGCTGCAGTACTGGGGGAAGCACTACGAATCGCTAGCGAGAACCGAACAGGCTGAGTGGTCGTTGGCAGATGCGATTCTCTCACCATCGCAGTTTGTTACTGACGAACTTGTGCGACTCGGGGTGCCTAAAAGTAAAGTGGTGAAATTGCCATATTGGACACCTTTTTCGCCTTTGGCTGTTTTGCCTGAGAGAGATACGCAGGAGATAAAGGTTCTTTTTGTAGGGAATGACGCTTGTCGAAAAGGGTTGCGAGATCTTTTCGTTGTCGCCAATCGCTTACGAGAAGTGACAAATATGACGTTTGAGATCGTTGGTTCGGTTGTAAACGAGTTTAGACGTCTGCAACTCGAGTTCCCTGAGGCTCGGGTCACTTATGCCGGAATATTGTCGCACTCCCATCTGTCGGAAAAGCTCCGAGCGTCTCATGTGTTTTTTCTGCCAAGCTATATCGAAGGCTCTTCAGTCGCAACGTACGAAGCGATGTCCTTTGGCCTTGCTGTCGTCACGACCAGTGAAGCAGGAGCGGTTGTTTCCAATGGCAAGTCTGGGTACGAGTTTCAGGCAGGTGATTTGGACGGGTTTGAACGGGCATTGCGGAGGCTATCAGTTGACGCGGAGCATCGCGCATTTCTTTCGGCGAATGCCCTGGCAGCTATCAAGAAGTTTCAGTTTGAGGACTACTCGCAGTCACTGAGAGGTATTGTGGATGCGTTGTAG
- a CDS encoding LbetaH domain-containing protein produces MIQSEILDAQSTRPLEGGPSYSLSNRVKRVVWIAAWKVLASWTPPPMRKYRVWLTRLFGGDIAWDANIYASAKIWLPCNLKMESRSCLGPRSNCYCMGNVTLREGAIVSQDASLCAASHDVDDQHFQLTVAPIEIGRGAWVAAEAFIGPGVIVEAGAVVGARACLFKDADANGIYVGNPAREIRKRRTGTDGMNA; encoded by the coding sequence ATGATTCAGTCTGAAATTCTTGATGCTCAGTCTACGAGACCGCTAGAAGGAGGGCCGAGCTACTCTTTGTCCAACCGTGTGAAACGTGTGGTATGGATTGCAGCATGGAAAGTATTGGCCTCGTGGACTCCGCCCCCGATGCGTAAATATCGGGTTTGGCTTACTCGTCTCTTTGGTGGGGATATTGCGTGGGACGCCAATATCTACGCCAGTGCTAAGATTTGGTTGCCCTGTAACTTGAAGATGGAATCACGAAGTTGTCTGGGGCCGAGATCCAATTGCTATTGCATGGGGAATGTCACGCTGCGTGAGGGTGCCATTGTTTCCCAAGATGCGTCACTATGTGCGGCCAGTCACGACGTTGATGACCAGCATTTTCAGTTAACAGTGGCTCCGATTGAAATAGGACGTGGTGCATGGGTGGCGGCAGAAGCGTTCATCGGGCCGGGAGTAATTGTTGAAGCTGGCGCTGTCGTTGGCGCACGAGCGTGCTTGTTTAAAGACGCAGATGCGAACGGAATTTATGTTGGGAATCCTGCGAGAGAGATTCGGAAACGTCGTACCGGAACGGATGGAATGAATGCTTGA
- a CDS encoding acyltransferase, with amino-acid sequence MVFRLLGRALSVSKDCGPLGCMVWAFWFGSVQAKYLLLLCYHKLHWRLKFSKIGKGVKFEGVVRVGRPCGEIRIGDRSHIGVGCYMLANKGVIEIGDNVGLNDYCVITSVHSISVGRDTRIGEFVSIRDYDHAFEDPAIPIREQGFLGAPIHIGTDVWIGRGVIVTKGVCIGDGAVIGANSVVTRDVPAFSVAVGAPAKVVRKRGEK; translated from the coding sequence ATGGTGTTTAGATTGCTAGGTCGCGCACTTTCTGTTAGCAAAGATTGTGGACCTCTTGGGTGCATGGTTTGGGCGTTTTGGTTTGGAAGCGTTCAGGCTAAGTACTTGTTGTTGTTGTGTTATCACAAACTTCATTGGCGACTTAAGTTTAGTAAGATTGGGAAGGGTGTTAAGTTTGAGGGGGTAGTGCGTGTCGGTAGGCCGTGTGGCGAAATTAGAATAGGTGATCGTTCGCATATCGGTGTGGGGTGCTATATGCTTGCTAACAAGGGGGTGATTGAAATTGGGGATAATGTCGGTCTGAACGACTATTGTGTGATTACGAGTGTCCATTCAATTAGTGTTGGTAGAGATACGAGAATTGGTGAATTTGTTAGTATTCGAGATTACGATCATGCCTTTGAGGATCCTGCCATCCCCATACGAGAGCAGGGGTTTCTGGGTGCGCCTATCCATATAGGAACCGACGTTTGGATCGGTCGAGGTGTGATTGTTACAAAGGGGGTGTGTATCGGGGATGGGGCAGTGATCGGCGCGAATTCTGTAGTTACACGCGACGTCCCAGCTTTTAGTGTCGCAGTTGGCGCTCCTGCGAAGGTTGTGCGCAAACGTGGTGAAAAGTAG
- a CDS encoding NAD-dependent epimerase/dehydratase family protein — MLNLAARAGVRYSMENPYVYIQANATGNLDLLEEARLQGAGEFVLASTSSLNSGQAMLFWESLPVASRISPSATTENAAESIACTYHHLCGIDVSVAMCFAVYGPAGRSGMSYLRFIHAIETGTPVVVCGDGERSRDFTFVDDIARGGAVLAAKRLGYGIVNLGGGIRPFSIGHVVRSLEVMLGKSAVVDCQGAHVADMKSTWANATNAKALLGWEPTVGLEEGLQRCVDWYRGNRSWLQKLPGVCGAV; from the coding sequence ATGTTGAATCTTGCTGCGCGTGCTGGCGTTCGCTATAGCATGGAGAATCCGTATGTGTACATTCAGGCAAACGCTACTGGTAATTTGGATTTGCTTGAAGAGGCTCGGTTGCAAGGAGCAGGGGAGTTTGTGCTTGCCTCCACTTCTTCGTTGAATTCAGGCCAGGCGATGCTGTTTTGGGAGTCATTGCCTGTTGCCTCGCGAATATCGCCCAGTGCGACGACGGAGAATGCCGCTGAGTCGATAGCCTGCACCTACCATCATTTGTGCGGAATCGATGTCTCTGTGGCGATGTGCTTTGCGGTGTACGGACCTGCTGGACGGTCAGGTATGAGCTATTTGCGATTTATCCATGCGATCGAGACTGGCACTCCTGTTGTCGTTTGCGGCGACGGTGAACGATCGCGTGACTTCACGTTTGTTGATGATATCGCCAGGGGGGGGGCGGTTCTTGCTGCCAAAAGGTTGGGCTATGGGATTGTTAATTTGGGTGGAGGAATTCGGCCGTTTTCCATTGGTCACGTAGTCAGAAGTCTTGAGGTGATGTTGGGTAAGAGTGCGGTCGTAGATTGTCAAGGTGCGCACGTTGCGGATATGAAGTCGACTTGGGCTAATGCAACCAATGCGAAAGCCTTGCTGGGCTGGGAGCCAACAGTTGGCCTGGAAGAGGGCTTGCAGCGATGTGTGGATTGGTATCGCGGCAACCGCAGTTGGTTGCAGAAACTGCCCGGTGTTTGTGGTGCAGTATGA
- a CDS encoding glycosyltransferase family 4 protein yields MKTVVASINFSPDHAGIGVYSSDFPLFLEESGDEVTVVTGFPYYPRWHKREEDKRRLFAAESHHGVRVLRGYLYVPQGKLNAVRRFLHEVSFSAFAFLNFLRAGRADSVVVFTPPLFLALVAVIFKWLWRAKLVINVQDLPLDAAVALGMMKRGFLARVFESLEAWTYRRADMVCSISDSMVATIASKGVKPERLFLVPNWIDAHAAARGAEAGNFLPRFPEAANKFTVAYAGNIGVKQGVDVLIRVAKKLEAETNLHVFMIGEGADKSNLMTQAAELNVKNVTFLPFLDPAEYQSMLSDVDVIFVAQRSGAGNNFFPSKLLGLMARSKPLLVAADPESELARVVADSECGLVSPYDDVSSIAASIRQLMSMRDSLDAMGKRGFESVLQFDREIVLSKWRADILRL; encoded by the coding sequence ATGAAGACAGTTGTTGCAAGCATCAATTTTTCGCCGGACCACGCTGGCATTGGCGTCTATAGCTCTGACTTCCCGCTTTTTCTAGAGGAGTCCGGAGACGAGGTTACAGTAGTCACAGGGTTTCCGTACTATCCAAGATGGCATAAACGAGAGGAAGACAAACGCAGACTCTTCGCGGCCGAATCGCATCACGGCGTACGTGTCCTGCGAGGATACCTTTATGTTCCCCAAGGCAAGTTAAATGCGGTCAGGCGGTTCTTGCACGAGGTTTCGTTCAGTGCTTTCGCATTCTTGAATTTTCTCCGCGCAGGTCGAGCAGATTCAGTCGTTGTCTTCACTCCACCTCTTTTTCTCGCTTTGGTCGCTGTTATTTTTAAATGGCTTTGGCGAGCGAAGTTGGTAATCAATGTCCAAGACTTGCCGCTGGATGCTGCGGTCGCCTTGGGAATGATGAAGCGTGGGTTTTTAGCCCGAGTCTTTGAAAGCTTAGAAGCTTGGACCTATCGCCGTGCGGATATGGTTTGTTCAATTTCGGACTCGATGGTGGCAACCATCGCGAGCAAGGGTGTTAAGCCAGAGCGTCTTTTCCTAGTGCCAAACTGGATTGATGCTCACGCTGCAGCACGTGGAGCCGAGGCTGGAAACTTCCTTCCTCGGTTCCCCGAGGCAGCGAATAAATTCACCGTTGCCTACGCTGGAAATATAGGTGTTAAACAAGGCGTCGATGTATTGATTCGCGTCGCGAAAAAGCTTGAAGCCGAGACAAATTTACATGTCTTTATGATTGGAGAGGGGGCCGATAAATCGAACTTGATGACTCAGGCAGCTGAACTCAACGTGAAAAACGTCACCTTTTTGCCATTCCTTGATCCCGCTGAGTATCAGTCGATGTTGTCAGATGTCGACGTGATTTTTGTCGCGCAACGTAGCGGTGCGGGAAATAATTTTTTTCCATCAAAGTTGTTGGGGCTAATGGCTCGATCGAAACCATTGCTCGTTGCCGCCGACCCGGAGTCGGAACTAGCAAGAGTTGTTGCAGATAGCGAGTGTGGATTGGTGAGCCCATACGATGACGTGTCATCAATTGCAGCTAGCATCCGGCAACTGATGTCGATGCGCGACTCTCTGGATGCAATGGGTAAGCGAGGTTTCGAGTCCGTTCTGCAATTTGATCGTGAGATCGTGCTCAGCAAGTGGCGAGCGGATATTCTGCGACTATGA
- a CDS encoding glycosyltransferase, translated as MVAELAAAGHEVVVVTTPPYYPRWKIGEGYSGWRYTRELSVGSWQRKGSCQLAEERELSVGSGQLSVGDETARHRSGSDDFQLDAENSSPKGAPDDCQLTTDDSPSSRDSRVAVIRCPLWVPAKVSGLKRVIHLASFGLSSVPVVLWKAISFRPEVILTVEPAAMCMPTTWIASRLCGAKCWLHVQDFEVDAAFELGILKQPILKRMVLAAEAFLMRRFDRVSSISPNMLLKVVQKGVDEKRVVSFPNWVDCDAMKPLLWPGEASADTAEEAVPLAQLASSSESHLHPPRPETVRPSQGEGDEKALLTQRVVTEDQPSMSSARERMDALRSEFQIPAGKIVALYAGNIGAKQGLELIVEAARHASSELPLHYVICGTGASHDSLAEACAPLANVQMLPVQPFEKFNDLMNCADIHLLPQRGGAADLVMPSKLTGMLATGRPVVACASPGTQIADVVTGRGRVVLPDDGDAFRQAIESLAADETTRVRLGKAARQYAVENLSQEAILGQFMRDLGEAIGHWQ; from the coding sequence ATGGTCGCGGAGCTTGCCGCCGCGGGGCACGAAGTCGTGGTCGTGACCACGCCGCCGTATTACCCACGCTGGAAAATCGGCGAAGGGTATTCGGGGTGGAGGTATACGAGAGAGCTGTCAGTCGGCAGTTGGCAGAGGAAAGGCAGTTGTCAGTTGGCAGAGGAGAGGGAGTTGTCAGTGGGCAGCGGGCAGTTGTCAGTGGGGGACGAAACGGCCCGTCACCGCTCTGGTTCTGACGACTTTCAACTGGATGCAGAAAACTCAAGCCCAAAGGGCGCCCCTGACGACTGCCAACTGACGACTGACGACTCACCGTCGTCACGCGATTCGCGTGTCGCGGTGATTCGGTGCCCTTTGTGGGTGCCGGCGAAGGTTTCGGGGCTGAAGCGTGTGATTCACTTGGCTTCCTTTGGATTGTCGAGTGTCCCGGTTGTGCTTTGGAAAGCCATCTCGTTCCGGCCGGAGGTGATTTTGACGGTCGAGCCCGCTGCGATGTGCATGCCGACGACGTGGATCGCGTCCCGTTTGTGCGGTGCGAAGTGCTGGTTGCATGTCCAGGACTTTGAGGTCGATGCGGCCTTTGAATTGGGGATCCTGAAACAACCGATTCTCAAACGGATGGTGCTGGCGGCGGAAGCCTTCTTGATGCGCCGCTTCGATCGTGTCAGCAGCATCTCGCCGAACATGCTGTTGAAGGTGGTCCAAAAAGGAGTGGATGAAAAACGGGTGGTCTCGTTCCCCAACTGGGTCGACTGCGACGCGATGAAACCACTGCTCTGGCCCGGCGAGGCGTCGGCGGACACGGCGGAAGAAGCCGTGCCGCTTGCTCAGCTTGCCAGCTCCAGCGAATCCCACCTTCACCCTCCCCGGCCCGAAACGGTCCGACCCTCCCAGGGAGAGGGTGATGAAAAGGCCTTGCTGACGCAGCGGGTGGTGACCGAGGACCAGCCATCCATGTCATCGGCTCGCGAGCGGATGGATGCGCTGCGTTCTGAATTCCAGATCCCGGCGGGCAAGATCGTGGCGCTCTACGCCGGGAACATCGGCGCCAAGCAGGGGCTGGAACTGATCGTGGAGGCCGCCCGGCACGCGTCCAGCGAGCTGCCGCTGCACTATGTGATCTGTGGAACGGGTGCCTCGCACGATTCCTTGGCGGAGGCCTGCGCGCCGCTCGCCAACGTGCAGATGTTGCCGGTCCAGCCCTTTGAGAAATTCAATGACTTGATGAACTGCGCCGACATTCATTTGTTGCCGCAGCGAGGCGGGGCAGCCGATTTGGTGATGCCGTCCAAGTTGACCGGGATGCTGGCGACGGGACGCCCCGTGGTGGCGTGTGCCAGCCCTGGCACCCAGATCGCCGACGTGGTGACAGGCCGAGGGCGGGTCGTGTTGCCCGACGATGGCGATGCGTTCCGGCAAGCGATTGAGTCACTGGCCGCTGATGAAACGACCCGCGTGCGGCTCGGCAAAGCCGCGCGGCAGTACGCAGTCGAGAACCTGAGTCAGGAAGCGATCCTGGGACAGTTCATGAGGGATTTGGGGGAGGCCATTGGCCATTGGCAGTAG
- a CDS encoding lipopolysaccharide biosynthesis protein gives MTRKRRLAANFSVGMYSKSLILARQLAIVPLFISAWGPEYFGEWLLISSIPSFLAMSNLGVGTSAATRAVLALGAQNYREANSLCLTAIVFIALFGGPLLLAVASLALLGFQFPVSSFELLGAPWPVFLILLGSVFPTQLCAPLEAYWIHGQRAAASSMILSTQVAVELVVTAAVVASGGMAFAVSIGILFSKLSCLVLYAVLSFSMVNRGAGATVSFGVLSKLLVSGIGFQLSAVWQAILFQGTLWVAALTLGTTGAAKWGTLRTLCRTGNQVLTLVNQSIAPELQNAIAKDEVGLARELHSAGVMVSIVLSVPMAIALSLFGPMVYEVWTKGMFSVPPFAWWLMSLSLVLHSFWWTSSVVHRASNRPWRINSLGVASAACSAFCMYYLSMAFGVSGLATGLVVFELIMAVFVLQSSLRILGDTLQQFCCRCTGIASSAIRTSKLLSRGKS, from the coding sequence TTCAAAGTCGCTGATTCTAGCGAGGCAATTAGCAATCGTGCCACTGTTTATCTCTGCTTGGGGTCCAGAGTACTTTGGAGAGTGGCTGCTTATTAGCAGTATCCCGAGTTTCTTGGCAATGTCAAACCTTGGTGTTGGGACATCTGCCGCTACTCGAGCAGTGCTCGCGCTCGGTGCTCAAAACTACCGCGAGGCAAACTCGCTTTGCTTAACTGCAATAGTGTTTATTGCGCTGTTCGGGGGGCCTCTTCTGCTAGCCGTGGCTTCTCTGGCTTTGCTGGGCTTTCAGTTCCCCGTTTCGAGCTTTGAGCTTCTTGGGGCCCCTTGGCCCGTGTTTCTAATTCTGCTCGGATCGGTTTTTCCCACGCAGCTCTGTGCGCCGCTTGAAGCGTATTGGATACATGGACAACGAGCGGCTGCTTCAAGCATGATACTCAGCACACAGGTGGCTGTGGAGCTTGTAGTTACTGCGGCGGTTGTTGCGTCAGGTGGGATGGCATTCGCGGTCTCGATCGGGATCCTGTTCTCAAAGCTATCTTGTCTAGTTCTCTATGCGGTCTTGTCGTTTAGCATGGTGAACCGGGGGGCGGGAGCGACTGTGTCGTTCGGTGTTTTGTCAAAGCTGCTCGTCTCGGGGATTGGTTTCCAGCTTAGTGCTGTTTGGCAAGCGATTTTGTTCCAGGGGACTCTGTGGGTAGCCGCGTTGACGCTTGGCACGACAGGTGCGGCTAAGTGGGGGACGTTGAGAACGCTATGCCGTACGGGAAACCAGGTGCTAACCCTAGTTAACCAGTCAATTGCACCAGAGCTACAAAACGCAATCGCCAAAGATGAGGTGGGATTAGCTCGTGAGCTGCATTCAGCTGGCGTCATGGTTTCCATTGTGCTGTCTGTTCCAATGGCCATTGCCTTGTCGCTCTTTGGGCCGATGGTTTATGAAGTTTGGACAAAGGGAATGTTTAGCGTCCCGCCATTTGCGTGGTGGCTGATGAGCCTGTCGCTCGTTCTCCACTCATTCTGGTGGACGAGTAGCGTTGTGCACAGAGCGTCTAATCGCCCCTGGAGGATAAACAGCCTTGGGGTTGCATCTGCTGCGTGTTCGGCGTTTTGTATGTACTACTTGAGTATGGCATTTGGTGTCTCGGGGCTCGCCACTGGGCTAGTCGTTTTTGAGTTGATTATGGCCGTTTTTGTACTGCAGAGTTCGCTTCGCATTCTTGGCGATACTCTTCAGCAGTTCTGCTGTCGGTGCACAGGAATTGCATCTTCTGCAATTCGCACAAGCAAGCTCCTGTCGCGTGGCAAGTCGTAA
- a CDS encoding glycosyltransferase family 2 protein, translating into MLDLTIVIPVKNEADSLGDCLDSIGTDFASQVVVVDSGSTDASCQIANDWGAEVVGFVWDGKFPKKRNWYLREHTPATKWVLFLDADEHLTPAFKSELSQTLPSTSHVGFWLHYTIYFLGRELKHGYPLDKLALFQVGAGEYERIEEDGWSHLDMEIHEHPILDGTLGTIRSKIDHRDFRPLHHYIAKHNEYSSWEAARFLVRSEEDRASMTWKQKLKYRMVTSPLAGPVYFVGAYLFLRGFLDGSRGFVFALLKMSYFTQVYCKIREARQAAGPDSHGDV; encoded by the coding sequence ATGCTTGATTTGACAATCGTGATTCCGGTAAAGAATGAAGCAGATTCCCTCGGCGATTGCCTGGATTCGATTGGGACGGACTTCGCTAGCCAGGTTGTTGTGGTGGATTCAGGCAGCACGGACGCAAGCTGCCAGATCGCGAATGACTGGGGGGCGGAGGTCGTTGGTTTTGTTTGGGACGGGAAGTTCCCGAAGAAGCGCAATTGGTATTTACGGGAGCATACGCCTGCTACTAAGTGGGTGCTGTTCTTGGACGCGGACGAACATCTCACGCCCGCCTTTAAGTCGGAGCTTTCCCAGACCTTGCCATCAACCTCGCACGTCGGGTTCTGGTTGCACTACACAATTTATTTTCTGGGGCGTGAACTCAAGCATGGTTACCCGCTGGACAAACTGGCGTTGTTTCAGGTCGGGGCGGGTGAGTACGAGCGGATCGAGGAAGACGGTTGGAGTCACTTGGACATGGAGATCCATGAACATCCAATTTTGGATGGCACGTTGGGGACTATTCGATCTAAGATCGATCACCGGGACTTTCGTCCGCTACACCACTATATTGCCAAGCACAACGAGTATTCTTCTTGGGAAGCAGCGCGGTTCCTAGTTCGGTCGGAGGAAGATCGTGCGTCGATGACGTGGAAACAAAAGCTGAAGTACAGAATGGTGACATCGCCACTCGCCGGGCCCGTCTATTTTGTCGGGGCCTATCTCTTTCTGCGTGGTTTTCTGGATGGCTCACGCGGGTTCGTGTTCGCGCTCTTGAAGATGTCTTATTTCACTCAGGTGTATTGTAAGATTCGGGAAGCACGCCAGGCAGCTGGGCCTGATTCCCATGGTGACGTCTAA